From the genome of Arvicola amphibius chromosome 9, mArvAmp1.2, whole genome shotgun sequence, one region includes:
- the LOC119822778 gene encoding BRCA2 and CDKN1A-interacting protein-like, protein MASRAKKRAVGNGVQRLGAQGHHEEEEEDEVEDEEEDEEDSEEEEDEDEIEDEEVNIEFEAYSISDNDYGGIKKLLQQLFLKAPVNTAELTDLLIQQNHIGSVVKQTDVSEDSSDEVDEDEIFGFISLLHLTKRKGTQCAEQIKELVLSFCEKNCGQSVVEQLDKLLNDTTGFVGFLLSERFINVPPQIALPMHQQLQKELADAQRTNKPCGKCYFYLLISKTFVEAGKSGSKKKQGGLQQEALMFANAEEEFFYEKAILKFSYLVQGESDTCLGGRWSFDDVPMKPLRTVMVIPDDRMSEIMEQLKDHLSV, encoded by the coding sequence ATGGCTTCCAGAGCAAAGAAGCGAGCGGTGGGAAACGGGGTTCAGCGGCTGGGAGCACAGGGCCACCacgaggaggaagaagaggatgaggtggaagatgaggaagaagacgaagaagacagtgaggaagaagaggatgaagacGAGATCGAGGACGAGGAAGTGAATATTGAATTTGAAGCTTACTCCATCTCAGATAACGATTATGGCGGAATTAAGAAATTACTGCAACAGCTTTTCCTAAAAGCTCCCGTGAACACTGCAGAGCTAACAGATCTCTTGATTCAACAGAACCACATTGGGAGCGTGGTTAAGCAGACGGATGTTTCAGAAGACAGCAGTGATGAAGTGGATGAAGATGAGATCTTCGGCTTCATAAGCCTTTTACATTTAACTAAAAGAAAGGGCACGCAGTGTGCTGAACAAATTAAAGAGTTGGTTCTGAGCTTCTGTGAGAAGAACTGTGGGCAGAGCGTGGTTGAGCAGCTGGACAAGCTTTTGAACGACACCACAGGCTTTGTGGGCTTTCTGCTCAGTGAAAGATTCATTAACGTCCCTCCACAGATTGCGCTGCCGATGCACCAGCAGCTCCAGAAAGAATTAGCGGACGCGCAAAGAACCAATAAGCCATGTGGGAAGTGCTACTTCTATCTGCTGATTAGTAAGACATTTGTGGAAGCAGGAAAATCCGGTTCCAAAAAGAAGCAGGGTGGTCTTCAGCAGGAAGCCTTGATGTTCGCAAATGCAGAGGAAGAGTTTTTCTATGAGAAGGCAATCCTGAAGTTCAGCTACTTGGTGCAGGGGGAGAGCGACACTTGTCTGGGAGGCAGATGGTCCTTTGATGACGTGCCAATGAAGCCCTTGCGAACGGTGATGGTGATCCCGGATGACAGGATGAGTGAGATCATGGAACAGCTGAAAGACCATCTATCTGTCTAG